From the genome of Streptomyces xanthophaeus:
CGGCGAGGAGGACGGCGGACAGCGCCCAGACGAGCTGGCAGGCCACGCGCTGTCCGGGGAGCTGGTAGGGGAGGGTCGCGCCGGCGTTGGCGAGGATCGCCGTGCCCATGACGCACGCGTACCAGTTGGGGCCGAGGTGCCGCAGTGCGGGGGCCTTGTGGGCCCGGACCGCGGGAGTGGTGTGAGTGCGGGGTCGCACGAGGGTGGTGGCCATGGATCCAGCCTCACGCCCGGGCGGAGGGGGCGGCAGAGGTCATCTTCCTATGAGGCCATAAACTGATGTTATGGGTAATGAGGAGTGGGTTCCGCTGGCGCACCGGGTACCGGACCTGGGCGCGCTGGAACTGCTGCTCGCGGTCGCGCGGGTCGGCAGCCTGAGCGGCGCGGCCCGGCGGCTCGGCATCACCCAGCCCGCCGCGAGCAGTCGCATCCGGGCGATGGAGACCCGGCTCGGCGTGGCCCTGGTCGACCGCTCGCCGCGCGGGTCGACGCTGACGGCCGAGGGCGCGCTCGTCACGGACTGGGCCCGGCGGGTGGTGGAGGCGGCGGAGGCCTTCGATGCGGGGGCGCAGGCGCTGCGCGGGCGGCGGGACTCGCGGCTGCGGGTGGCCGCCAGCATGACCATCGCGGAATACCTGCTGCCGGGTTGGCTCATCGCCCTGCGCGGGCAGCGCCCGGACACGGCGGTGTCCCTGCACGCCGGGAACTCGGCGGTGGTCGCCGAACGGGTCCTGGCGCACGAGGCCGACCTCGGCTTCGTGGAGGGACTGACCGTGCCCGAGGGGCTGGATTCGGCGGTGATCGCGCAGGACCGCCTGGTGGTGGCGGTGGCCCCGGGGCATCCGTGGGCCCGCCGCGCCAAGGGGGTGGCGGCGGCGGAGCTGGCCTCGACGCCGTTGATCCTGCGCGAGCGGGGGTCCGGCACGCGACAGGTACTGGACGCCGCGCTGGCCTCGGCCGGCGGGCTGGCCGAGCCGCTGCTGGAACTGGCGTCGACCACGGCGGTGAAGGCCGCGGCGCTGAGCGGTGCGGGGCCGTGCGTGCTGTCGGAGCTGGCGGTCGGGGACGAACTGGGCGCGCGGCGGCTGGTGGAGGTCCCGGTGTCGGGCGCGCCGCTCGACCGGGCCCTGCGGGCGGTCTGGCCGACGGGCTCCCGCCCGGCGGGCCCGGCCCGTGACCTGCTGTCCCTGACCCACCGCCGGATCTAGTCCGTTCGGGCGAGGAGGGATCGATTCGGCGCGGGGCGGACGGTGACCGGCGTGCGCGACGCAGGAAAGGTGGCTCCTGCACGTTTGTCGCTCTCCCGAGGAGAACCCAGATGCGTCTTCGCCATGCCGCCGTCGCCGCCTTCGGCGCCGTCACCCTGCTGCTCACGATCCCGACGTCGGCCTCGGCCGCCACAGGAGAGTTCCAGTACACGGTCGCCGGTCTCGACGGCAGGCCGCTGAGGGTCGTACTGGAGAACCCGCCGAGCGGCGAGTGCATCACGCTGCCCGAGGTGGCCGACCCCGCGGCCAGTTCCCCGGCGCACTCGCCCCGCAACCGGACCGACGAGGTGGCGCTCGTGTTCACGGAGCCGGACTGCACGGGCCGGGAGTTCGCGCTGCGGCCGCGCACGGGCTACGGCTCGGAGCGCCTGGAACTGCGGTCGGTGGTCTTCGTCCGGCCCGAGTGAGGAACGCCCGGGGCGGCTCAGCTCGCCGAGCTGAGCCGCTTCGTCAGGAGCGAGCCCACGACGATCAGGGCGACACCCAGCCACCACATGTCGTCGAAGATCAGGACGGCGATCCCGATCGGCACCAGCAGGCCTGCCAGCGGCAGCAACAGTCCCGCGGGGCCGGGTGGTTCGGGGCCCTCGCCGGTGGCCTCGCGGACCGCGCGGGCGCGGACCACGTCCGGGTACCAGACGGTGAACTTCAGCGCGGCGACGATGGCCAGGATCTGGATGATCCAGCCGGTCCAGATGTTGTTCGGGTTGTGCAGGACCAGGTCCCCGTAGGCGCCCGCGAGGGCCGCCACCACGAAGGCCGCACCCCACACGCCCGTGATCACGTAGTTGGCGCGGATGAAGCCGGGCGCGTGCCAGTGCGAGGGATCGACCTGTTCACGGGCGTACTGGAGGGTGAAGGGCATCCCCACCGCCATCGAGCCGAAGGCGATCACGGCCAGGGTGATGTTCGCGACCTCGCCCGCGTACGTCTCCAGCCAGCGCAGGGTCCCCTCGCTCGCCAGGGCTCCGACGACGGCCATCGAGGCGAAGAACACCACGTCGGCCAGTTCCAGGAGTTTCCAGCTGCTGCCGCGGTTGATCAGGTGGCTCGCCGCGATGAGCGCGACGGCCGTGGCCAGCGCCAGTCCGACCGCGAGCTCGAACCGCCCCGGGCCGACCAGCAGTGAGAAGACGATCCACGGGGCCATTCCGATGACCGGGTTCTCCAGGAGCCTGGAGACCGGGCCGGATGCCGTGCCCTCCGCTTCGGTCCGCATCCTTCCAGCCTGCCCGCCGGGCGGGGGACCGGCCAATCGGGCCGGCCGGCCTCCGCCCCCCCGCCGTCGGGCGCGAGGGGAGGGGCGGAGGGGGAGCGGGCGTCAGCCCACCGGTACCGCGGTGCGGACGGAGGCCGCCTCGACCAGGGCGGACATCACCCGCGTGTCCTTGTCCCGCTCCGGGTGCCACTGGACGCCCAGCACCCACCGCTCCGGGTCGGGCAGTTCGATCGCCTCCACCGTGCCGTCGACCGCGTGGGCGGAGACGACCAGGCCGCGGCCCAGCCGGTCGACGGCCTGGTGGTGGTAGGTCGGGACCTGCGCCTCCTCCGGGACCAGGTCCGCGTACCGGGTGCCGGGGACCGGGCGGACCGGGTGCCAGGAGATGGCCCCCGGGGTCTCGAAGTGGCCGTCGATGTGCTGGACCAGCGTGCCGCCCAGGGCCACGTTGAGGGCCTGCATGCCCCGGCAGATGCCGAGGAGGGGCAGGTCCGCGTCCAGCGCGGCGGCGATCAGAGCCAGCTCCCAGTGGTCGCGGACCGTGGCGGGGGCGCCCGTACGGGAGTCCCGCGCGGCTCCGTAATGCACCGGGTCCAGGTCCGGGCCGCCCGCGACGACCAGGCCGTCCACCCGGCTCAGCACCTCCGCCGCCGACCCGGGTTCGTCCGGCGGGAGCAGCACGGCCGCGCCGCCCGCCGCCTGGACGAGTTCGTAGTACCCGGTCGGTACGAGGCATGTCGGGAGGTCCCACACGCCGTAGCGGGTGGAGTCCTCGACGTAGGTGGTGATGCCGATGAGCGGCCTGGGCACGTTCGTTACCTCCAACAGGGGCAGAGCAGGGCAGGAACAGGGTTTCAGTCGCGGGTCAGTTCCGCCTCGGCTTCCGCGAGAGCCGCGAACTCCTCCTCCGGGGCCGAGGCCACCAGGTGGTGCCGACTGTAGATCGCGAAGTAGGCCAGGGCGACGGCGTACACGGCCAGGGCGATGAATGCGGCGTCCTTGTCCACCAGGAAGGTG
Proteins encoded in this window:
- a CDS encoding LysR family transcriptional regulator produces the protein MGNEEWVPLAHRVPDLGALELLLAVARVGSLSGAARRLGITQPAASSRIRAMETRLGVALVDRSPRGSTLTAEGALVTDWARRVVEAAEAFDAGAQALRGRRDSRLRVAASMTIAEYLLPGWLIALRGQRPDTAVSLHAGNSAVVAERVLAHEADLGFVEGLTVPEGLDSAVIAQDRLVVAVAPGHPWARRAKGVAAAELASTPLILRERGSGTRQVLDAALASAGGLAEPLLELASTTAVKAAALSGAGPCVLSELAVGDELGARRLVEVPVSGAPLDRALRAVWPTGSRPAGPARDLLSLTHRRI
- a CDS encoding gamma-glutamyl-gamma-aminobutyrate hydrolase family protein, whose amino-acid sequence is MPRPLIGITTYVEDSTRYGVWDLPTCLVPTGYYELVQAAGGAAVLLPPDEPGSAAEVLSRVDGLVVAGGPDLDPVHYGAARDSRTGAPATVRDHWELALIAAALDADLPLLGICRGMQALNVALGGTLVQHIDGHFETPGAISWHPVRPVPGTRYADLVPEEAQVPTYHHQAVDRLGRGLVVSAHAVDGTVEAIELPDPERWVLGVQWHPERDKDTRVMSALVEAASVRTAVPVG